A portion of the Longimicrobium sp. genome contains these proteins:
- a CDS encoding BrnT family toxin, producing MQFDWDPEKAASNLLKHRISFEEAETVFYDEQASDEPDLDHSLEEARMILVGMSDRLRVLTVIYTERGPWTRIISARRATRREKNRYGRRRRN from the coding sequence TTGCAGTTCGACTGGGATCCCGAGAAGGCGGCGAGCAACCTGCTGAAACACCGCATCTCCTTCGAAGAAGCGGAGACGGTGTTCTATGATGAGCAGGCCAGTGATGAACCGGACCTCGACCACTCACTCGAGGAAGCCCGGATGATCCTGGTCGGGATGTCCGATCGGCTCCGAGTGCTCACCGTCATCTACACGGAACGCGGGCCTTGGACGCGGATCATCAGCGCCCGCCGCGCGACGAGGAGGGAGAAGAATAGGTATGGCCGAAGACGCCGAAATTGA